One stretch of Cohnella algarum DNA includes these proteins:
- a CDS encoding sugar-binding protein codes for MEWVEVYNEFNIGFGDRGDGPADSKPENYYELLKKTYETIKAARPEVTVAGAATAGIPLNWLEDVFSRGGLDYMDVVSVHPYRYPGAPEGLADALADLQALIMEYNGGRPKPIWITEIGWPTQADARGVSESRQAEYIVRSHVVALASGVEKLFWYDFMNDGVNETYNEHNFGIVRNAEDPKGKYAPKPAYVSYATMTRQLTGKAFSHREPIGEGIHSYLFEGAVGAARVVWSTEPKQAKIETDAPVKVTDLMGTEDTLYPLNGYVYLTLTESPVYIEGAIGSISEGSKFALTGSLSATGAPLAVSLAVDNSEPPRGRIQAQLSVEGAVYDIDVMPHETAVLDFTVPGRDTPQTKTVTGYIVRNGNKVGKLRTEVEIANPVRLAVKHVRVDGQDKLRLNVANSLDEPIEMSGIEWRIGERSGTEALSVPIPAGAAGGTDLPVPALPAGETYGVQLKLNFENAPSSAFEGKIRLAAEEDMKPFPLRAVNVDGQLDDFAGVAPIDLAGEGEVEMNGYAGADDLSGNIWGTWDDENFYLSASVRDDVFSQTAAGETMWQGDSIQFAVSQGMPGERGQWFEYGMALTGSGPQLYRWIADEGLHVGLVENARIAVTRNEETKETVYELALPWTELAPALPEDGLLGFSVLVNDNDVQGRKGWIEWGGGIGGSKDGGLFKAIRLERQP; via the coding sequence ATCGAATGGGTCGAGGTCTATAACGAATTCAATATCGGTTTCGGCGACCGCGGCGACGGGCCGGCCGATTCGAAGCCGGAAAATTATTACGAATTGTTGAAAAAGACGTACGAGACGATCAAGGCGGCCCGGCCGGAAGTTACGGTCGCCGGCGCGGCGACCGCGGGCATCCCGCTGAACTGGCTGGAGGACGTCTTCAGCCGCGGCGGTTTGGACTATATGGATGTCGTTTCGGTCCATCCGTACCGGTATCCGGGCGCTCCGGAAGGTCTGGCGGATGCGCTCGCCGACCTGCAGGCGCTCATCATGGAGTATAACGGCGGCCGGCCGAAGCCGATCTGGATTACGGAAATCGGCTGGCCGACGCAGGCGGACGCGAGAGGCGTCAGCGAAAGCCGGCAGGCGGAGTATATCGTCCGCAGCCACGTCGTAGCGCTGGCGTCCGGCGTCGAGAAGCTGTTCTGGTACGACTTTATGAACGACGGAGTGAACGAAACGTATAACGAGCACAACTTCGGCATCGTGCGCAATGCGGAGGATCCGAAGGGCAAATACGCGCCCAAGCCGGCATACGTCTCCTACGCGACGATGACCCGGCAGTTGACGGGCAAGGCGTTCTCCCATCGGGAGCCGATCGGCGAAGGGATCCACAGCTATTTGTTCGAAGGGGCTGTCGGAGCCGCCCGCGTCGTCTGGTCGACAGAGCCGAAGCAGGCGAAAATCGAAACGGACGCGCCGGTTAAGGTGACCGATTTGATGGGAACGGAGGACACGCTTTATCCGCTGAACGGGTACGTCTATTTGACGCTGACCGAATCTCCGGTCTATATCGAAGGGGCGATCGGCTCCATCTCGGAAGGAAGCAAGTTCGCCCTGACCGGAAGTTTGTCGGCGACGGGAGCGCCGCTGGCGGTGTCGCTCGCCGTCGACAATTCGGAGCCGCCCCGCGGGCGGATTCAGGCGCAGCTTTCGGTGGAAGGCGCCGTCTACGACATCGACGTCATGCCGCACGAGACGGCCGTTTTGGATTTCACGGTCCCGGGACGGGATACCCCGCAAACGAAAACGGTGACGGGGTATATCGTCCGGAACGGGAACAAGGTCGGCAAGCTTCGGACGGAGGTCGAAATCGCGAACCCGGTGAGGCTTGCGGTCAAGCATGTGCGGGTCGACGGTCAGGATAAGCTTCGGCTGAACGTCGCGAATTCGCTTGACGAGCCGATCGAGATGAGCGGCATCGAATGGCGAATCGGCGAGCGGTCGGGAACGGAAGCCTTATCCGTTCCGATCCCGGCCGGCGCGGCGGGAGGAACGGATTTGCCCGTGCCCGCGCTCCCGGCGGGCGAGACGTACGGCGTGCAATTGAAGCTGAATTTCGAAAATGCGCCTTCCTCCGCGTTCGAAGGAAAAATTCGGCTCGCCGCGGAGGAAGACATGAAGCCGTTCCCCTTGCGCGCCGTCAACGTGGACGGCCAGCTAGACGACTTTGCCGGCGTCGCGCCGATCGACCTCGCGGGCGAAGGCGAGGTAGAGATGAACGGCTACGCCGGCGCGGACGATTTGAGCGGGAACATTTGGGGCACGTGGGACGACGAAAACTTCTACTTGTCCGCCTCCGTCCGCGACGATGTCTTCTCGCAAACCGCGGCGGGCGAAACGATGTGGCAGGGCGACAGCATTCAGTTTGCCGTCTCCCAAGGGATGCCGGGCGAACGGGGACAATGGTTCGAATACGGGATGGCGCTGACCGGAAGCGGTCCGCAGCTTTATCGCTGGATTGCGGACGAAGGACTGCACGTCGGACTGGTCGAAAACGCGCGGATCGCCGTGACGCGAAACGAGGAAACGAAGGAAACGGTTTACGAGCTGGCTCTTCCGTGGACGGAGCTGGCGCCGGCTTTGCCGGAAGACGGACTGCTCGGCTTTTCCGTTCTCGTAAACGATAACGACGTGCAGGGTCGGAAAGGCTGGATCGAATGGGGAGGCGGCATCGGCGGAAGCAAGGACGGCGGACTGTTCAAAGCGATCCGGCTCGAGAGGCAGCCTTAA
- a CDS encoding carbohydrate ABC transporter permease → MKSRDFVGIIGKLDYKRPGIRLLYALLLAALAIISLVCLLPPLWIFASSVKDIKEFFAIPPTLIPRTFQLDKLADTWRELNFARLYANTLLLTAGTVVFSVLFNGLLGYFLAVLKPAGSRFVFVLVLWTMLLPNTLGMVPIFKTIIDFPLLGNLTDSFLPLWMMAGANAFYAIIFKGFFEGIPQALIDAAKIDGCTRLAIFFRIVVPLSVPVMMAITIFTVNAAWADFFWPYMVLKDSGMWTVIVAIFNLKSAAPLDVQFIALTYAIIPPAILFLVFQKYIMQGFTFSGIRG, encoded by the coding sequence ATGAAATCGCGCGACTTCGTCGGCATCATCGGCAAGCTGGACTACAAACGGCCCGGCATCAGGCTGCTGTACGCGCTTTTGCTCGCGGCGCTGGCGATCATTTCGCTCGTCTGTCTGCTTCCGCCGCTCTGGATTTTCGCTTCGAGCGTCAAGGATATCAAGGAGTTTTTCGCGATTCCGCCGACCTTGATTCCCCGCACGTTCCAGCTCGACAAGCTGGCGGATACGTGGAGAGAGCTGAATTTTGCCCGGCTGTACGCCAACACGCTTCTTCTTACGGCCGGCACGGTCGTCTTCTCCGTCTTGTTCAACGGGCTGCTGGGGTATTTTCTGGCCGTGTTGAAGCCGGCGGGCAGCAGATTCGTGTTCGTGCTCGTCCTGTGGACGATGCTGCTGCCCAATACGCTCGGCATGGTGCCGATATTCAAAACCATTATCGATTTTCCGCTGCTCGGCAATCTGACCGACTCGTTTCTCCCGTTGTGGATGATGGCGGGGGCGAACGCTTTCTACGCGATCATTTTTAAAGGATTCTTCGAGGGCATCCCGCAGGCGCTCATCGACGCGGCGAAAATCGACGGGTGCACGAGGCTGGCGATTTTTTTCCGGATCGTCGTGCCGTTAAGCGTTCCGGTCATGATGGCGATTACGATTTTTACGGTCAACGCGGCATGGGCCGATTTTTTCTGGCCGTATATGGTGCTGAAGGACAGCGGCATGTGGACGGTGATCGTCGCGATTTTCAATCTCAAATCGGCGGCTCCGCTCGACGTGCAGTTTATCGCGCTGACGTACGCCATCATCCCGCCCGCGATCCTGTTTCTCGTTTTTCAAAAATACATCATGCAGGGCTTTACATTCAGCGGCATCCGGGGTTGA
- a CDS encoding sugar ABC transporter permease encodes MASSGRPLVAADRAQPVLLRRLSLAADRLRLRPVFFRNERVQRRPLQRIAKLYRRRQQFRFSADAGQYVSLRVLVARHRFSRADRRGGHDQRNEAHAILFQVRGLLPRHGAGSGRGAAVDVSVRSGSRGAVEHAARRARAADVAMAAKFLADDPAHYRDDDVAGVRGTVILYLASLQGVNHELYEASAIDGAGIRKRLRHITIPQISHIIGIMFILQIIGVFQVLYEPLTMTEGGPNNASMSLMLTSYHYAFRYFEAGRSLAVGVITFVILAALTAVYFRINKRSNED; translated from the coding sequence ATGGCTTCATCGGGACGTCCCCTCGTGGCTGCTGATCGCGCCCAGCCTGTTCTTCTTCGTCGTCTTTCATTGGCAGCCGATCGTCTCCGGCTTCGCCCTGTCTTTTTTCGAAACGAAAGGGTACAACGCCGTCCGCTTCAACGGATTGCAAAATTATATCGACGTCGTCAGCAATTCCGTTTTTCAGCAGACGCTGGTCAATACGTTTCTTTACGTGTTCTGGTCGCTCGTCATCGGTTTTCTCGTGCCGATCGCCGTGGCGGTCATGATCAACGAAATGAAGCACATGCAATCCTTTTTCAAGTTCGCGGTCTACTTCCCCGGCATGGTGCCGGGAGTGGCCGCGGCGCTGCTGTGGATGTTTCTGTTCGATCCGGGTCCCGGGGGGCTGTTGAACATGCTGCTCGACGCGCTCGGGCTGCCGATGTCGCAATGGCTGCAAAATTCCTCGCTGACGATCCCGCTCATTATCGTGACGATGACGTGGCGGGCGTTCGGGGGACGGTCATCCTGTACCTTGCCAGCCTGCAAGGCGTCAATCACGAGCTGTACGAGGCATCCGCCATCGACGGCGCGGGCATCCGCAAACGGCTTCGCCATATTACGATCCCGCAAATTTCGCACATCATCGGGATCATGTTCATTTTGCAAATCATCGGCGTGTTCCAAGTGCTGTACGAACCGCTGACGATGACGGAGGGCGGGCCGAACAATGCGTCGATGTCGCTCATGCTGACGAGCTACCACTACGCGTTCCGCTACTTCGAAGCCGGAAGATCGCTTGCGGTCGGGGTCATCACCTTCGTCATTCTGGCCGCGCTGACGGCCGTCTACTTCCGGATCAACAAGCGGTCGAACGAGGACTAG
- a CDS encoding ABC transporter substrate-binding protein — protein MKTWRWLALGAAMTVALSACGGGSAENGGTDGTALPSASGTGGRQEAKEIVFHNGDWPKPQDQRLEQFEQWKAKFEAENPDISMKTENFTYDTNTFLPKAESGQLPNLFGTWFTEPPKIMNAGYAADITEYMDRLGYTEALNPAMLELVKKDGKIYGVPVSGYYMGMWYNVNLFREAGLLDDKGVPKFPRTYEELAETAKIIKDKTGKAGFFFPTKNNQGGWQFMTIAWSFGAEFEKQVDGKWQAVFNSPEAVAALQYMKDLKWKYDVLPDNVLVDVNDMYRLFGTDQVAMAFGTSDWMNNPINDYKMNKDNLAVSAVPAGPGGRVSLTGGSLFMFANNSTPEQIEAGFKWLKIKGVSPEASEESLKGLEESLAADRKLNRIVGPHGMQAWINEERVQAEDAIRQKHKNVNLDLWSDYMKNEGVTIRPEEPVNAQELYKTLDAVVQAVLTDENADPKALLDAAVADFQRDYLDKAKG, from the coding sequence ATGAAAACATGGAGATGGCTGGCTTTGGGAGCGGCGATGACGGTTGCCTTATCCGCCTGCGGAGGAGGAAGCGCGGAAAACGGCGGAACGGACGGAACGGCCTTGCCGTCGGCTTCCGGAACGGGAGGCAGGCAGGAAGCGAAGGAAATCGTGTTTCACAACGGGGATTGGCCGAAACCGCAGGATCAGCGGCTGGAGCAGTTCGAGCAGTGGAAGGCGAAATTCGAGGCGGAAAATCCGGACATATCGATGAAAACGGAAAATTTCACTTACGACACGAACACGTTTTTGCCGAAGGCCGAAAGCGGCCAGTTGCCGAACCTGTTCGGCACGTGGTTTACGGAGCCTCCCAAAATCATGAACGCCGGGTACGCGGCGGATATTACCGAGTATATGGATCGGCTGGGCTATACGGAGGCGCTCAACCCGGCGATGCTCGAGCTGGTCAAAAAAGACGGCAAAATATACGGCGTTCCGGTAAGCGGTTACTACATGGGCATGTGGTACAACGTCAACCTGTTCCGGGAGGCGGGATTGCTGGACGACAAAGGCGTGCCCAAATTCCCGCGGACATACGAAGAGCTGGCCGAAACGGCCAAAATCATCAAGGACAAAACCGGCAAGGCGGGCTTTTTCTTCCCGACCAAAAACAACCAGGGCGGCTGGCAGTTCATGACGATCGCCTGGTCGTTCGGGGCCGAGTTCGAAAAGCAGGTGGACGGCAAGTGGCAGGCGGTGTTCAACAGCCCGGAAGCGGTGGCGGCGCTGCAATATATGAAGGACTTGAAATGGAAATATGACGTGCTGCCCGACAACGTTCTTGTCGACGTCAACGACATGTACCGCCTGTTTGGAACGGATCAGGTCGCGATGGCGTTCGGTACGTCCGACTGGATGAACAACCCGATCAACGACTACAAAATGAACAAGGACAATCTGGCCGTCTCCGCCGTTCCGGCCGGACCTGGGGGCAGGGTGTCCCTGACCGGCGGAAGTCTGTTCATGTTCGCGAACAACAGCACGCCGGAGCAGATCGAAGCGGGTTTCAAGTGGCTGAAAATCAAGGGCGTTTCGCCCGAGGCGAGCGAAGAATCGTTGAAAGGGCTCGAGGAGTCGCTGGCCGCCGACCGGAAGCTGAACCGGATCGTCGGGCCGCACGGCATGCAGGCCTGGATCAACGAAGAAAGAGTTCAGGCGGAGGACGCGATTCGGCAAAAGCACAAAAACGTCAATCTCGATCTTTGGTCCGACTATATGAAGAACGAAGGCGTCACGATTCGCCCGGAAGAGCCGGTCAACGCCCAGGAGCTGTACAAAACGCTGGACGCGGTCGTACAGGCGGTGCTGACCGACGAAAACGCCGATCCGAAAGCACTGCTCGACGCGGCGGTCGCCGACTTCCAGCGGGATTATCTCGACAAAGCGAAGGGTTGA
- a CDS encoding sensor histidine kinase, with translation MLKLGSMNVRSRIFWLLLVCFLASSMFVFQISRMAVQAIVEDFMYEYVKINQEKTESSLEFLFNQVHMLSVRLLTEDEIYDTAESGRQESEAARTKLAAILDTMAIDDEIVGEVVIATKDGRFYPYSGQSGVGLPDRSYLNEIERSQTPVWGEIRKDAGGEAYLQLGRKYQSFYTGQNIGYLVVYIRESAIRNVLKKVIVEDHGYSFLVADDEYVLSYPDDGKVGTTLFDKQMLAMKAGQSFKKAEFVGSPSIVAVHPLEGSFRNLGLDWKIVSIVSDEKLLANVNKIKQYSLLLQIAAIGLAVAISLYAAKGILRPIRRMNRRIVQFAGTADYVAPYRNPKDELRTLEDSFNDMVVRIRELIARNNEEKDRQREMELIALQAQINPHFLYNTLDAIGWLAKIHRQSEIEKMVIALAHFYRLSLHKGDRYIAVEEEIGIVKSYVAIEAQRFPQKFAVRYEIAEDILPLRLLKIIIQPLVENAIKHGVSRKRGSGSIIVKGYREGDQLLFEVSDDGAGFDVRELDDESRPARYKGGGYGIRNVNERIRLEYGAGYGVEIRSAPGSGTVSLVKVKAKCGEEERPRKAAAVI, from the coding sequence ATGCTCAAGCTGGGTTCCATGAACGTCCGCAGCCGGATTTTCTGGCTGCTCCTCGTCTGCTTTCTCGCCTCCTCCATGTTCGTTTTTCAAATTTCCCGAATGGCCGTGCAAGCGATCGTCGAAGACTTTATGTACGAATACGTAAAAATCAACCAGGAAAAAACCGAGTCCAGCCTCGAGTTTTTATTCAACCAGGTCCATATGCTTTCCGTCCGACTGCTGACGGAGGATGAAATTTACGATACGGCGGAAAGCGGGAGGCAGGAGAGCGAAGCGGCCCGGACGAAGCTGGCGGCGATCCTGGACACGATGGCCATCGACGACGAAATCGTCGGCGAAGTCGTCATCGCGACGAAGGACGGCCGATTTTACCCGTATTCCGGGCAATCGGGCGTCGGACTCCCGGATCGATCGTACTTGAACGAAATCGAGCGGTCGCAGACTCCGGTTTGGGGAGAAATCCGGAAGGACGCCGGCGGCGAAGCCTATTTGCAGTTGGGGCGAAAATACCAGAGCTTCTATACCGGCCAAAACATCGGCTATTTGGTCGTTTATATCCGCGAGAGCGCGATTCGGAACGTGCTGAAAAAGGTTATCGTGGAAGACCACGGGTATTCGTTTCTCGTGGCCGACGACGAATACGTGCTGTCCTACCCGGATGACGGCAAAGTCGGCACGACCTTGTTCGATAAGCAAATGCTTGCGATGAAGGCGGGGCAAAGCTTCAAAAAAGCGGAATTCGTCGGCAGCCCTTCGATTGTCGCCGTCCACCCGCTGGAAGGCAGCTTTCGCAATTTGGGGCTGGACTGGAAAATCGTCAGCATCGTCTCCGACGAAAAGCTGCTGGCGAACGTCAATAAAATCAAGCAGTATTCGCTGCTGCTGCAAATCGCCGCGATCGGCCTCGCGGTGGCGATTTCGCTTTATGCGGCCAAGGGCATTTTGCGGCCGATCCGGCGGATGAACCGGCGGATCGTGCAATTTGCCGGGACGGCCGACTATGTCGCGCCGTACCGGAATCCGAAAGACGAGCTGCGGACGCTGGAAGACAGCTTTAACGACATGGTCGTCCGCATCCGGGAACTGATCGCGCGCAACAACGAGGAAAAGGACCGGCAGCGGGAGATGGAGCTGATCGCGCTTCAAGCCCAGATCAATCCGCACTTTTTGTACAATACGCTCGATGCGATCGGCTGGCTGGCCAAAATTCACCGCCAAAGCGAAATCGAAAAAATGGTCATCGCGCTCGCCCATTTTTATCGGCTCAGCCTGCATAAAGGGGATCGGTATATCGCGGTCGAGGAGGAAATCGGCATCGTGAAAAGCTACGTCGCCATCGAAGCGCAGCGCTTCCCGCAAAAGTTCGCGGTCCGGTACGAGATCGCCGAGGACATTCTTCCGCTCCGGCTGCTGAAAATCATCATCCAGCCGCTCGTCGAAAACGCGATCAAGCACGGCGTCAGCCGCAAGAGGGGAAGCGGCAGCATCATCGTCAAAGGGTATCGCGAAGGGGATCAGCTGCTGTTCGAAGTAAGCGACGACGGCGCGGGGTTCGACGTCCGCGAGCTGGACGACGAAAGCAGGCCGGCCCGATACAAGGGCGGGGGGTACGGCATTCGCAACGTGAACGAGCGGATTCGGCTGGAGTACGGCGCGGGCTACGGGGTCGAAATCCGCAGCGCCCCCGGCAGCGGCACCGTTTCGCTGGTCAAGGTGAAGGCGAAATGCGGCGAAGAGGAGCGCCCGCGCAAGGCCGCCGCGGTCATTTGA
- a CDS encoding response regulator transcription factor: protein MNAREQDRMKILVVDDEYLVRYGLRTTIDWPRHGFELIGEAEDGETGLELAERHRPDIIVTDMSMPFLDGLGFMERLRARGIGSKIIVLSGYDDFQYAKGAIAHGASDYMLKPVENDKFIAAVCKLGETIRKERLSERFSRQKLLGDLAVLLKALRNRKTASGVKAVEDAKRYIESHFAEDLSVRRIADEVYVSPSYLMHAFKDATSKTVNDYITECRIEKAKELLRSGRYKTYEVCERVGIRDPRYFSQLFKRHTNSTPRDYIKNSFYD, encoded by the coding sequence ATGAACGCGCGAGAGCAAGATCGGATGAAAATATTAGTCGTCGACGACGAGTATTTGGTCCGGTACGGCCTGCGCACGACGATCGACTGGCCGCGGCACGGCTTCGAGCTGATCGGGGAAGCGGAGGACGGCGAAACCGGGCTTGAACTGGCCGAAAGGCATCGGCCGGACATTATCGTTACCGACATGAGCATGCCGTTTCTGGACGGCCTCGGCTTTATGGAACGGCTGCGGGCGCGCGGAATCGGCTCCAAAATCATCGTGCTTAGCGGCTACGACGATTTTCAATACGCCAAAGGCGCGATCGCGCACGGCGCCTCGGATTACATGCTCAAACCGGTCGAAAACGACAAATTTATCGCCGCCGTTTGCAAGCTAGGGGAAACGATCCGCAAGGAGCGTTTGTCCGAAAGGTTCAGCCGGCAGAAGCTGCTCGGCGATCTCGCCGTTCTGCTGAAAGCGCTGCGGAACCGCAAGACGGCCAGCGGCGTGAAAGCCGTGGAAGACGCGAAACGCTACATCGAGTCGCACTTTGCGGAAGATCTTTCGGTAAGGCGCATCGCCGACGAGGTTTACGTCAGTCCTTCCTATTTGATGCACGCGTTCAAAGACGCCACGTCCAAAACTGTAAACGATTACATTACCGAATGCCGCATCGAAAAAGCGAAAGAGCTGCTTCGGAGCGGACGGTATAAAACGTACGAAGTGTGCGAACGGGTCGGCATCCGGGACCCGCGCTACTTCAGCCAGCTGTTCAAGAGACATACGAATTCGACCCCGCGGGATTATATCAAAAATTCCTTTTACGATTGA
- a CDS encoding ZIP family metal transporter, whose translation MASALIGSIISAMATVLGAAPIFFIRKLSEKWKDILVAFTAGIMVSASTFGLMPQAIEESGIAALTVGLLLGIIVLDLIEKNIPHIDVENESRIQSFDSKSLLVIIALFIHNIPEGLSTGFSYASENAGLGPMVAISIGAQNIPEGLILAVFLISSNASKLKSFLIVVLTGLMEAVSAVAGYFTASYVESMIGGGLAFAAGAMLFIAYKELIPESHGHGFERPSTYSFIFGLLMMLYISFWFG comes from the coding sequence GTGGCGTCGGCTTTGATCGGAAGTATTATTTCAGCTATGGCAACGGTGCTCGGTGCCGCGCCGATCTTTTTCATCCGCAAGCTGTCGGAAAAATGGAAGGACATCCTCGTGGCCTTCACGGCGGGAATCATGGTCTCCGCTTCGACGTTCGGCCTGATGCCGCAGGCGATCGAGGAATCGGGAATCGCGGCGTTGACCGTCGGCCTGCTTCTCGGCATTATCGTTCTCGACCTGATCGAGAAAAACATCCCGCACATCGACGTGGAGAACGAATCGCGCATTCAGTCCTTCGACTCGAAGTCGTTGCTCGTCATTATCGCCTTGTTCATCCATAACATTCCGGAAGGGCTGAGCACGGGATTCAGCTACGCCAGCGAGAACGCGGGGCTCGGGCCGATGGTCGCGATTTCGATCGGCGCGCAAAACATTCCCGAAGGACTCATTTTGGCCGTGTTTCTCATCAGTTCGAACGCAAGCAAGCTGAAGTCCTTTCTGATTGTGGTCTTGACCGGATTGATGGAGGCCGTTTCCGCCGTTGCCGGCTATTTTACGGCCAGCTACGTCGAAAGCATGATCGGCGGCGGACTCGCTTTCGCCGCGGGAGCGATGCTGTTTATCGCTTACAAGGAACTCATCCCCGAAAGCCATGGCCACGGGTTCGAGCGGCCTTCGACGTATTCGTTTATATTCGGGCTGCTTATGATGCTCTATATCAGCTTCTGGTTCGGATGA
- a CDS encoding iron-hydroxamate ABC transporter substrate-binding protein: MAKRKPAFVLGAILLSLSFVVSACGGTGNGNSPASPGASATASATASASPSQAAEETAIPSASAAAEGTRSYETDKGVVEIPAKPQRIVTDYYGGELLAVGANVIGVEPTAFDNPFLKDLLANTQDVGYPTNVEKVLELQPDLIVVMYDDSYEALSKIAPTVHIPYGTATNIYETVELFGDLVGAPDKAEAFIAEFEKRAAEGRERLKGVVDENATFGIYELTDKGELWTFGDNAGRGGQALYNALKLKMPEKNSNDNQTLQLSMELLPEYAADYMFLTVYDPEKKGEALENLQASAVWSNLDAVKNNHLFMNDFDTFYRYDPIAITEQIDLFVDMIVERTEANKK; this comes from the coding sequence TTGGCAAAAAGAAAACCGGCATTCGTCCTGGGTGCCATCCTGCTGTCGTTATCCTTCGTCGTATCGGCATGCGGAGGAACGGGCAACGGCAATTCGCCGGCGTCTCCGGGCGCTTCGGCGACGGCTTCGGCGACGGCTTCGGCGTCGCCATCGCAGGCGGCGGAAGAAACGGCGATTCCTTCGGCATCCGCCGCAGCGGAAGGCACCCGCAGCTACGAGACCGATAAGGGCGTCGTCGAAATTCCGGCCAAGCCGCAGCGCATCGTTACCGATTATTACGGCGGCGAGCTGCTGGCGGTCGGAGCAAACGTCATCGGCGTCGAGCCGACCGCGTTCGACAATCCGTTTTTGAAGGATTTGCTGGCGAACACGCAGGACGTCGGTTATCCGACGAACGTGGAGAAGGTGCTGGAGCTTCAGCCGGACTTGATCGTCGTCATGTACGACGACAGTTACGAAGCGTTGTCCAAAATCGCGCCGACCGTCCATATTCCATACGGAACCGCGACGAATATTTACGAAACCGTCGAATTGTTCGGCGATCTCGTCGGCGCGCCCGACAAAGCGGAGGCGTTCATCGCGGAGTTCGAGAAACGAGCGGCGGAAGGGCGCGAAAGGCTGAAAGGCGTCGTCGACGAGAATGCGACGTTCGGCATTTACGAGCTGACCGACAAAGGCGAGCTGTGGACGTTCGGGGACAACGCGGGCCGCGGCGGACAGGCGCTGTACAACGCCCTGAAGCTGAAGATGCCGGAAAAGAACAGCAACGACAATCAGACGCTGCAGCTTTCCATGGAGCTTCTGCCGGAGTATGCGGCGGATTACATGTTCCTGACCGTTTACGATCCGGAAAAGAAGGGCGAGGCGCTCGAAAATCTGCAGGCATCGGCGGTGTGGAGCAACCTGGACGCCGTCAAAAACAATCATTTGTTCATGAACGACTTCGATACGTTTTACCGCTACGACCCGATCGCGATTACCGAACAGATCGACCTGTTCGTTGATATGATCGTCGAGCGGACGGAAGCGAACAAGAAGTAA
- the greA gene encoding transcription elongation factor GreA: MSNEEIILTPEGLAKLEQELEELKTVKRKELAERIKIALSYGDLKENFEYHSAKNDQAFVETRILTVEKMLKHARVVQNSDSSSVQVGSVVVLYDEEFDENIEYKIVGPSEADVAEQKISYESPVGKALMNKTVGDVVHVDAPMGVITYKVLEIKANA, translated from the coding sequence GTGTCGAACGAAGAAATCATTTTAACCCCGGAAGGGCTCGCCAAGCTGGAACAGGAATTGGAGGAATTGAAAACCGTCAAGCGCAAGGAGCTGGCCGAACGGATCAAAATCGCGCTCAGTTACGGAGACTTGAAGGAAAATTTCGAATACCATTCGGCCAAGAACGATCAGGCTTTTGTCGAGACCCGCATCCTCACCGTCGAAAAGATGCTGAAGCACGCCCGCGTCGTGCAAAATTCGGATTCGTCCAGCGTACAGGTCGGATCCGTTGTCGTGCTGTACGATGAGGAATTCGACGAAAACATCGAATACAAAATCGTCGGCCCCTCCGAAGCGGACGTCGCCGAGCAGAAGATCTCCTACGAGAGCCCGGTCGGAAAAGCGCTGATGAACAAAACCGTCGGCGACGTCGTCCATGTGGACGCTCCGATGGGGGTCATCACCTACAAGGTGCTGGAGATCAAGGCGAACGCCTGA